One genomic segment of Verrucomicrobiaceae bacterium includes these proteins:
- a CDS encoding putative toxin-antitoxin system toxin component, PIN family — translation MTAVVDTNVVLQALNQRHPFAVILHAWYAGRFIWAFSTDILMEYQEVVIRQSGTARWQVLERLLDLASVHRGNTRLVSPSFFFRTISADRDDDKFADCAIAAEADCIITADHHFDVLIGSGYKPQPLTPEEFIRQIRNQKSEI, via the coding sequence ATGACTGCCGTGGTCGATACCAACGTGGTGCTACAGGCACTCAACCAACGGCACCCTTTTGCAGTCATTTTGCATGCATGGTATGCTGGGCGCTTCATCTGGGCGTTCTCGACGGATATCCTGATGGAATATCAAGAAGTGGTCATCCGCCAGTCTGGTACGGCTCGCTGGCAGGTTTTGGAGCGCCTACTCGATCTGGCTTCCGTCCACCGTGGCAACACTCGACTTGTCTCTCCCAGTTTTTTCTTCCGCACCATCTCCGCTGACCGCGACGACGATAAATTCGCCGACTGCGCCATCGCGGCGGAGGCGGACTGCATCATCACGGCTGACCATCATTTTGACGTGCTCATCGGTTCGGGCTACAAACCGCAGCCGTTGACGCCGGAAGAATTCATCCGCCAAATCAGGAATCAAAAATCAGAAATCTAA
- the menB gene encoding 1,4-dihydroxy-2-naphthoyl-CoA synthase has translation MWTPIKTFTDIKLEKTSDGIAKITINRPEVRNAFRPLTVRELLEAFDIVHEDRDVGVIILCGEGPLAFCSGGDQKVRGEAGYVGDDGVPRLNILDVQRKIRTLPKPVVAMVAGYAIGGGHVLHVVCDLSIAADNAKFGQTGPKVGSFDGGLGSSYLARIVGQKKAREIWYLCRQYDAQQALDMGLVNKVVPLAELESETLQWCREMLQHSPMALRCLKACLNADCDGQMGLLDLAGNATLLYYMSEEAQEGKKAFVEKRKPDFSKFPRYP, from the coding sequence ATGTGGACCCCCATCAAAACCTTCACGGACATTAAGCTGGAAAAAACCAGCGACGGCATCGCCAAGATCACGATCAATCGGCCGGAGGTGCGGAATGCTTTTCGCCCGCTGACGGTGCGGGAGTTGCTGGAGGCTTTTGACATCGTGCATGAGGATCGGGACGTGGGTGTCATTATCCTCTGTGGAGAGGGGCCGCTGGCGTTTTGCAGCGGCGGGGATCAGAAGGTGCGTGGGGAAGCTGGCTACGTGGGTGATGATGGCGTGCCGCGGCTGAACATCCTGGATGTGCAGCGGAAGATCCGTACGCTGCCGAAGCCAGTGGTGGCGATGGTCGCGGGCTACGCCATCGGCGGTGGACATGTGCTGCATGTGGTGTGCGATCTGTCCATCGCGGCGGATAACGCGAAATTTGGCCAAACAGGGCCGAAAGTGGGCAGTTTTGATGGCGGACTCGGCAGCAGCTATCTCGCCCGCATTGTGGGCCAAAAGAAGGCCCGCGAAATCTGGTACCTCTGCCGCCAATACGATGCGCAGCAGGCGCTGGACATGGGCCTGGTCAATAAAGTCGTCCCGCTGGCCGAACTTGAGTCCGAAACGCTGCAATGGTGCCGCGAGATGCTCCAGCACAGCCCCATGGCGCTGCGCTGCCTGAAAGCCTGCCTGAATGCCGATTGCGATGGTCAGATGGGGCTGCTCGATCTGGCCGGGAATGCCACGCTGCTTTACTACATGAGCGAAGAGGCCCAGGAGGGAAAAAAGGCCTTCGTGGAGAAGCGGAAGCCGGATTTCTCGAAATTTCCGAGGTATCCTTGA
- a CDS encoding ATP-binding protein translates to MPVIYPNPTLPPVLPPFVNRQEELGILDAFTERRGSQFIVVYGRRRIGKTALLMHWLGGRPERRLRGFYWVAHRSTPEILLRGFSEALAACTGVAGKLSFASWEEALGQMFALAREEPLVACIDEFPYLLESVPGLASLVQKVWDQQKAGSQLRLVLSGSQYHMMHEQFFTPRQPLYGRATASLLLQEVAAAHLPLFLPNYSPVQIVETFSVLGGVPKYLEMWDDSVPVQENIRELLLSPSTLFRHEALFLIQDEISEPRTYLAILEAIGGGLRTPVMISKFTGLAITHVGKYLHTLLALRLVRRVQSAEAPRAGQTRLSRYEICDPFLRFHFEFIHPHTGLVERNMITEHMALITPRLESYVGKTGYEELARRHVEKQTAQAQMPFQPDTIGRAWTPRCEVDVFALNRHDEAALFGECRWTTRKMDVPVLTELRAKADDFPRLKKWKKHFILFCRAGFTAELTRQAEKDGVTLVEGPLLSW, encoded by the coding sequence ATGCCAGTTATTTATCCAAATCCCACGCTGCCGCCGGTTTTGCCGCCTTTTGTGAACCGGCAGGAGGAGCTGGGCATCCTGGATGCCTTCACGGAGCGGCGTGGCTCGCAGTTCATCGTCGTCTATGGGCGGCGGCGTATCGGGAAAACGGCGTTGCTCATGCACTGGCTGGGCGGCAGGCCGGAGCGGCGATTGCGCGGCTTTTACTGGGTGGCGCACCGCAGCACGCCGGAGATTTTGCTGCGTGGCTTTTCGGAGGCGCTGGCCGCCTGCACGGGCGTGGCGGGAAAGCTGAGTTTTGCGAGCTGGGAGGAGGCGCTGGGGCAGATGTTCGCCCTGGCGAGGGAGGAGCCGCTGGTGGCGTGCATCGACGAGTTTCCGTATCTTTTGGAGAGCGTGCCCGGTCTGGCCTCGCTGGTGCAAAAAGTGTGGGACCAGCAAAAAGCCGGCTCGCAGCTCCGCCTGGTGCTCAGCGGCTCGCAGTATCACATGATGCACGAGCAGTTCTTCACGCCGCGCCAGCCGCTGTATGGCCGTGCCACGGCCTCGCTGCTGCTGCAGGAGGTGGCGGCGGCGCATCTGCCGCTGTTTTTGCCAAACTACAGCCCGGTGCAGATCGTGGAGACCTTCAGCGTGCTCGGCGGTGTGCCGAAGTACCTCGAAATGTGGGACGACAGCGTGCCGGTGCAGGAAAACATCCGCGAGCTGCTGCTCTCTCCCTCCACGCTGTTCCGGCATGAGGCGCTGTTTTTGATCCAGGATGAAATCAGCGAGCCACGCACCTACCTGGCCATCCTGGAGGCCATCGGCGGCGGTCTGCGCACGCCGGTGATGATCAGCAAATTCACCGGGCTAGCGATCACGCATGTGGGCAAGTATCTGCACACGCTGCTCGCTCTGCGCCTAGTGCGCCGCGTGCAGTCGGCGGAGGCACCACGGGCCGGACAGACACGCCTGAGCCGCTACGAGATCTGCGATCCGTTTTTGCGCTTCCACTTTGAGTTCATCCACCCGCACACCGGGCTGGTGGAGCGGAACATGATCACGGAGCACATGGCGCTCATCACGCCGCGTCTGGAGTCCTACGTGGGAAAAACGGGCTACGAAGAGCTGGCCCGCCGCCATGTGGAAAAGCAGACCGCGCAGGCGCAGATGCCGTTCCAGCCGGACACCATTGGTCGTGCGTGGACGCCGCGCTGTGAGGTGGATGTCTTTGCGCTGAACCGCCATGACGAGGCGGCGCTCTTCGGCGAATGCCGCTGGACCACGCGGAAGATGGATGTGCCGGTGCTGACGGAGTTGCGGGCCAAAGCGGACGACTTTCCGCGCCTGAAAAAGTGGAAGAAGCACTTCATCCTCTTCTGCCGTGCGGGTTTCACCGCAGAGCTCACGCGACAGGCGGAAAAAGACGGCGTGACACTCGTCGAAGGGCCGCTACTGAGTTGGTAA